A genomic segment from Campylobacter sp. MG1 encodes:
- a CDS encoding ATP-dependent helicase, with amino-acid sequence MNKLNEEQYRAATANIGQNLIIASAGTGKTSTIVARIEHLLNLGIKPNEIMLLTFTNKAAREMITRLEKKLGKNSIKGIISGTFHSISLEFLKKNKNIQLKKTNELRILLKSIYEKYNPKTDDLYDYSYLAQIYSMFNNTCLNDDFHGYLCDNYEGQIHNSDFYCKVLSEYEEQKKSHNYYDFDDLLLQALTFFKNEFQGCFYEVLVDEYQDTNNLQSAILDAIPKKSLFCVGDYDQSIYAFNGANIEIIGSFKDRYKNAQIYSLNKNYRSLSNILEFANRVITKNERLYPKELIVTRKEETTPIKLHSFNFSSEQYEFIANEISEKIKQNPKEEIAVIYRNNSSGDGIERFLKIKGLKIARKGGSSFYDLKEVNSLINLANLTNKFSDILSFIDILLQTKGVGNAKVNNIYKAFLELGKGCLIDGILRPIKKDNYNFLSKNDEKFGLFANSINEKKQNNNFNYLKTDFKFNPILLLDGLNAENIMFLEELYIFLKENEKISDAYTLIKNAFHSKIFELIINNIAMQRSFKGAKIISEIKEQKIENIKNNCKYILDDSKKFNNFKDFYEHTILNIEYENQKGVQLLTVHASKGLEFNIVYLIDLAQGRFPNLKLSKSAGGIDEERRLFYVALTRAKNELIMSWAKKQNDDDKNDAIRSIFIDEGKKN; translated from the coding sequence TTGAATAAATTAAATGAAGAACAATATAGAGCTGCAACAGCTAATATAGGTCAAAACTTAATAATAGCAAGTGCTGGAACAGGAAAAACTAGCACAATAGTTGCAAGGATAGAACACTTATTAAATTTAGGTATAAAACCAAATGAGATAATGCTACTTACTTTTACAAATAAAGCCGCTCGTGAGATGATAACAAGACTTGAAAAAAAACTTGGTAAAAATAGTATAAAAGGCATTATTAGTGGAACTTTTCATTCTATAAGCCTTGAATTTCTTAAAAAAAACAAAAATATACAATTAAAAAAAACTAATGAATTAAGAATTTTACTTAAAAGCATTTATGAAAAATATAATCCTAAAACAGATGATTTATATGATTATTCGTATTTAGCTCAAATTTATTCTATGTTTAATAATACTTGTCTTAATGATGATTTTCATGGATATTTATGTGATAATTACGAAGGGCAAATACATAATAGCGATTTTTATTGCAAAGTTTTAAGCGAATATGAAGAGCAAAAAAAATCCCATAATTACTATGATTTTGATGATTTATTATTACAAGCTTTAACATTTTTTAAAAATGAATTTCAAGGTTGCTTTTATGAAGTTTTAGTAGATGAATATCAGGATACAAACAATCTTCAAAGTGCGATTTTAGATGCAATTCCTAAAAAATCTCTTTTTTGTGTAGGAGATTATGATCAAAGTATTTATGCCTTTAATGGGGCAAATATAGAAATAATAGGAAGTTTTAAAGATAGATATAAAAACGCTCAAATTTATTCATTAAATAAAAATTATAGAAGTCTAAGCAATATTTTAGAATTTGCAAATAGGGTTATTACTAAAAACGAAAGACTATATCCAAAAGAATTAATCGTAACTAGAAAAGAAGAAACTACACCTATAAAATTACATAGCTTTAATTTTTCAAGTGAACAATATGAATTTATAGCAAATGAAATCAGTGAAAAAATAAAACAAAATCCTAAAGAAGAGATCGCTGTAATTTATAGGAATAATTCTAGTGGTGATGGAATAGAAAGATTTTTAAAAATTAAAGGATTAAAAATCGCAAGAAAAGGTGGTAGTAGTTTTTATGATTTAAAGGAAGTAAATTCTTTAATTAATCTAGCAAACTTAACAAACAAATTTAGTGATATTTTAAGTTTTATAGATATTTTATTACAGACTAAAGGCGTTGGAAATGCCAAAGTAAATAATATTTATAAAGCATTTTTAGAATTAGGAAAAGGTTGTTTAATAGATGGGATATTAAGACCAATTAAAAAGGATAATTATAATTTTTTATCAAAAAATGATGAAAAATTTGGTTTATTTGCTAATTCTATAAACGAAAAAAAACAAAACAATAATTTTAATTATTTAAAAACTGATTTTAAATTTAATCCAATTTTATTATTAGATGGACTTAACGCAGAAAACATTATGTTTTTAGAAGAATTGTATATTTTTTTAAAAGAAAATGAAAAAATAAGTGATGCTTACACCTTAATAAAAAATGCTTTTCATTCAAAAATATTTGAATTAATTATAAATAATATCGCTATGCAACGCTCATTTAAAGGGGCAAAAATTATAAGTGAAATTAAAGAACAAAAAATAGAAAATATCAAAAATAACTGTAAATATATATTAGATGATTCAAAAAAATTCAATAATTTTAAAGATTTTTATGAACATACAATACTAAATATTGAATACGAAAATCAAAAAGGAGTGCAACTTCTAACTGTTCATGCTAGTAAAGGTCTTGAATTTAATATCGTATATTTGATTGATTTAGCACAAGGAAGATTTCCAAATTTAAAACTTAGTAAAAGTGCTGGTGGTATTGATGAAGAGCGAAGATTATTTTATGTAGCACTTACTAGAGCAAAAAATGAACTTATCATGAGTTGGGCTAAAAAACAAAATGATGATGATAAAAACGATGCTATTCGTTCAATTTTTATAGATGAAGGTAAGAAAAATTAA